A segment of the Acidimicrobiales bacterium genome:
TTCCAGGCTAGAGGGCGAACACGTCCCGGGCGGCGTCGAGGGCCTCGCAGAGGACGTCGACGTCGTCGGTGTCGTTGTAGAGGTAGACGGAGGCCCGCGCCGTGGCGGTCACGCCGAGCAGGCGCATGAGCGGCTTGGCGCAGTGGTGCCCGGCCCGCACGCACACGCCGGACTGGTCGAGCACCTGGGAGACGTCGTGGGGGTGCACGCCCTCGAGCGCGAACGAGATCGTGCCGCCGCGGGCGTCGACGTCGTCGGGGCCGTACACGGTGACGGTGTCGGGGAAGCGCTCGCGGAGGCGCTCGAGGGCGTAGGCGGTGAGGGTGCGCTCGTGGGCCCGCACCCGGTCCATGCCGATGGCTCCGAGGTAGTCGACCGCAGCCCCCAGCCCGACCACCTCGGCGATGGGCGGGGTGCCGGCCTCGAACCGGCCCGGGGGGACGTCGGGGACGAAGCCGTCGAGGCGGACGTCGAGGATCATGTTGCCACCGCCGAGGAACGGCGGCATGGCGTCGAGCAGCTCCTCGCGGCCCCAGAGCACGCCCACGCCGGACGGCCCGCACATCTTGTGGCTGGAGAAGGCGACGAAGTCGCCGCCGAGGGCCTGCACGTCGGTGGGGTGGTGGGGTACGTACTGGCAGGCGTCCACCAGCACGGTGGCGCCGGCGGCGTGGGCGGCGTCGGCGATGGGGCGCACCGGAGGGAAGGTGCCGAGCACGTTGGACATGGCCGACACGCCGACCAGCCGCACGCCGTCCAGGAGGCGGTCGAGGTCGGTCAGGTCGAGACGGCCGTCCGGGGTGAGGGGGATCCAGCGGAGCTGCAGCCCCCGCTCGGCGGCCAGCATGTGCCAGGGGACGATGTTGGCGTGGTGCTCGAGGTGGGTGAGCAGCACCGTGTCGCCCTCGCCCAGGTGGGTGCGGCCCCACGAGTGGGCGACCAGGTTGATGGCCTCGGTGGCGTTCTTGGTGAACACCACCTCGCGGGTGCTCGTGGCGTTGACGAACCGGGCCACGGCGGTGCGGGCCCCCTCGTACGCGGCGTCGGCCTCGGCCGCCAGCTGGTACGCGCCGCGGTGGACGTTGGCGTAGGAGTGCTCGTAGAAGCCCTGCATGGCGTCGAGCACGGAGCGGGGCTTCTGGGACGTGGAGGCCGAGTCGAGGTAGACGAGCCGCCGGCCGTGCACCTCGCGCTGCAGCAGCGGGAAGTCCTTGCGGATCGCGGCGCCGTCGAGGGGTTCGGTGGCCTCGGCGGTGGCCTCGGCGGTGGCCTCGGCGGTGGCCTCCCCCGCGGTCATCGCCAGGCCTCGTAGCCCTCGCGCTCCAGGCGCTCGGCCAGCTCCGGCCCGCCGCTGTCGACGATGCGGCCGTCGACGAGGATGTGGACCCGGTCGGGGCGCAGGTGCTGGAGCAGGCGCTGGTAGTGGGTGATCAGCACCACGCCCAGCTCGGGGCGGTCCCGGCGGACCTCCTGCACACCGTGGGCGACCACGCGCAGGGCGTCGATGTCGAGGCCCGAGTCGGTCTCGTCGAGGATCGCCAGGTCGGGCTCGAGGATGGCCAGCTGGAGCACCTCGTTGCGCTTCTTCTCGCCGCCCGAGAAGCCCTCGTTGAGGTACCGGTCGGCGAAGGACGGGTCCATGTCGAGGCGCTTCATCCAGTCCATGATGGCCAGCCGCAGCTCGAGCACCGACAGGTCGATGCCCTTGCGGGCCGAGAGGGCCTGGCGGAGGAACTGGATCACCGGCACCCCCGGGATCTCCTGGGGGTACTGGAAGGCGAGGAAGATGCCGGCCTTGGCGCGCACGTCGGTGGGCCAGTCGGTGATGTCGTCGCCCCGGTAGAGCAGCCGGCCGGCGGTGACCTCGTACTCGGGGCTGCCGAGCAGGGTGCTGGCGAGGGTCGACTTCCCCGAGCCGTTCGGGCCCATGAGGGCGTGCACCTCGCCCGCGTGCACCACCAGGTCGAGCCCCTTCAGGATCTCGGCGCCGGCGGTCGCGGCGGCCTCGGGCTCGGCCACCCGGACGTGCAGGTCTTCGATGTGGAACAGCGGCGCGACCACGCGCCCAGGCTACACGGGGCCCCCTAATTGCACTATTCCCGTAGTGCTATTAGGGGGTTCGGAGCAGCGCTTCCTTCCAGGACCGGAACCGCGTGTGCCGGGAGCCGTCCGGCCCGACCCCGTCGCCGGATCCGTCGGGGAACAGCCGGAACGTCCACTGGTCGTCGAGGTCGTCGGCGCGGACGGCCAGGTAGCGGGCGTCGGCCCGGCTGGCCGGGCCGGCTCGCCACAGCAGCCAGGGCCCGATCCGGCGCTTGTAGGTGGGCAGCGGCTGGGCCAGCTCGAGGTCGTCGCCCAGGTGGAGCAGGGCCGGCGGGGCCTCGATCCAGGCGGTGGCGGGGATGTTCCGGTCGCGGATCGGCGTGGGCGGGAGGTCGGCGGTGTGGACCGGGGTGTGGTCGAGGGGGCGCTCGTCGGCCGGGAGGGCGGCGCCGTGGGGCTCGGGGCCGTCGGTCATGCCGGGTGCCAGGCGTGCACGAGGGCGGTGAGGTCCGGTCGGCGGGGCGGCCTGGGCGGGCTGTCGGCCAGGTGGGTGCCGAGGTAGAGGAACCCGACGACGGCGTCGTCGGGCCGCAGGCCGAGCGCGGCCTTCACCCGCTCGTCGCGGGCCGGCTCCCCGGTGCGCCA
Coding sequences within it:
- the sufS gene encoding SufS family cysteine desulfurase encodes the protein MTAGEATAEATAEATAEATEPLDGAAIRKDFPLLQREVHGRRLVYLDSASTSQKPRSVLDAMQGFYEHSYANVHRGAYQLAAEADAAYEGARTAVARFVNATSTREVVFTKNATEAINLVAHSWGRTHLGEGDTVLLTHLEHHANIVPWHMLAAERGLQLRWIPLTPDGRLDLTDLDRLLDGVRLVGVSAMSNVLGTFPPVRPIADAAHAAGATVLVDACQYVPHHPTDVQALGGDFVAFSSHKMCGPSGVGVLWGREELLDAMPPFLGGGNMILDVRLDGFVPDVPPGRFEAGTPPIAEVVGLGAAVDYLGAIGMDRVRAHERTLTAYALERLRERFPDTVTVYGPDDVDARGGTISFALEGVHPHDVSQVLDQSGVCVRAGHHCAKPLMRLLGVTATARASVYLYNDTDDVDVLCEALDAARDVFAL
- the sufC gene encoding Fe-S cluster assembly ATPase SufC, whose amino-acid sequence is MHVRVAEPEAAATAGAEILKGLDLVVHAGEVHALMGPNGSGKSTLASTLLGSPEYEVTAGRLLYRGDDITDWPTDVRAKAGIFLAFQYPQEIPGVPVIQFLRQALSARKGIDLSVLELRLAIMDWMKRLDMDPSFADRYLNEGFSGGEKKRNEVLQLAILEPDLAILDETDSGLDIDALRVVAHGVQEVRRDRPELGVVLITHYQRLLQHLRPDRVHILVDGRIVDSGGPELAERLEREGYEAWR